The genomic segment ATCCGTGAGAGACTTTCATGTGCATTCAGCTCGTGAGTGGTCACACGACATCTAGACACGATTATTATAATacaaaccaaaccaccaaagtACTTGCAAATTGTCGCCATGTGTTCTCAGACTTTGGACCCTGTCGCCGATCTGCACTTGCACACCACCACATTTTTTTCGGTACATGGAGGCTTTCAGATGGCATtcagacaacattgaaccaaaaaccagacttgactgcaccagaccagacatggcTCTGGGACCATTCGCCCCCGCCATTGTTGTCAGTCAAGGGACTCAAGGCCTAGAACATAGCAAGAACGACTGGACCCATGCTGCTCCGCCACTTCCTCCTTTGGGTCGAGCCTTCCCTATCCTCAAAGTCAACTCGGAAGCACCTTGCCAGCTGAGCTTCCATCTGGTAGTCTCAAGCTTATTACATTGCAGCAACTTCAAAGTTGGGTTCCGCTCATCACCATGCACGCAAGCTCGCAACTCCATCTCGAGAAGACTGCATCGCCACGCAACTAGGAAGCTTCTAACCATGCGATCATGAAGATATGATATGAAGCAACCCACTTCGCAGATATCTGGACGGCCGCTTCTTGCCAGCACCCTTGCACAGCCAGCCTTAGTGCTCACTCTACCAGTCGGCATaaacgtcaactggttgatACATTTTCCCTCCTCACATCTGCTCCAACGATGGGGGCCACTTGGCGAAAGAGAGTCAACAATGGCGTCATGACACAAACTAGACCTGTTGCCACAACAATCTCCCGCTTGGCTGTCTCCTGCAGCTACTAGGCGCGGAGGTGAGACCCATACCACCACGTTTTCAATTGCGACAACCACATAAGGCTTGCAGCCAGCCTGGCAACCTAGATTTCGATGCACCAGCTCGTGGTCCAACGTCTTCGCGTACCGTTAGCAACATCCAATCACAGCCATCAAGGTCGCATGTACGTAGATTCTTTGTCCTACCCAAGCTCCTCGCATCTCCCATCTCACAGCATTTCGACTTTGCTGGCCACAAACCCCTGTTACAGGAACACATACGAAGTGCAAACTGAACCGTTTCTCCACCACAAGGAGCACTCGTCACACGTAATACAGATTGTGCTGCGAATACTCGACCGGCAAACCTGAATATCACGCACAAGGCTACTGCGGTCTCCTCTAGCTTGATCCTACGAGATATGGCGTTTGTCTAAATGATACGGAGCCGCacatcttcaatcttcacCTGTTGACAAGCATTTGTGCTTTCGGGTGGGCATCCGTGTCTCTCAATTAGGGTCTTTTAGAGTCTAAGTATCTGAACTGGAGAATACCCCCTAAGGCGGAGTCTGTATTGTATTATGGAGTATGCAAGACCTCTGTGGTCAATGGTGCCTGCAGAAAAGAACTCATCTCTTGTGTCCCTGTCATGCCAGTCATGGTAAGGCGTGTGAGGGTTGCATCATAATTCCAGCCTCTGATCTGAACACGATATGCACGTCGATCTTAGCCGCAGGTGACCAGGAGCACAAATCTTGCGACTCAAAGCATACACATATATGCGTCTTGTACTTCGATTCGATATACAATCCATACGAGAAAGTATGTGGCGTTGTTAGGTGGTGTTGCCTGCACGCCTTTGCAGATGAATGGGCGATGCAAACTGAACTTTGATGGCGGACTTGGTAAGCACTTGAACATTACCCGTGGAAGATGGTGTAGATCGTCCCCATATATCCGTTTCTAAATGCGTATTGGCGTCTCAAATTCTGTGGAGCAGGTCCATAACTAGTTCGATCAACTCGGCTGTAAGTCCTTCTCGTTGGGAATGCACATCAACATTCGAATCTATTCTATTCCATCAAACGCGACATATGATAACTTGGCTGCCTTCTGCTCGTGGTTTCCTCGCTCGCCATGTCTCTCAGGGTCTGAATTACCCCAAACTAGATATAATTGCTGTTAGGTAAATCTTTTTGCCACTGGGTACGAACAAACTAGTTGTCCCCTCCTTGTCTGGTTTTCTCGAATAGCTCTTTGCAGTATGACCTCGTTCACAAAGCTTTCCAACTTTGCGTCGACAATACCTTTTCAACCTTCCTTTTGCCGCTTAAATACTTGGTCGCCAGATCGCTTGGTTTTAACGAGTGCCGAGCAATCGCAAGTTTTCATAAcgcaatcttcttcttgataaACATTAGTGTAAGTGTATCGTCCCTTCGATTACGGCGCGGCTCCTATCACACATAGACTAATACCGGCTGTAAGAACCTTAGGCTGAGTACATTATCACTAGACTCACGTTTGTTGTCTCGTAACTAGTCCAAGCCTTGCCATCAGTATACCCCCCTCCCCCAGCTTGCAGCTGAAATCCAGACTTGTGCCGCACAATTGTTTTGACCCAGTGTAAATGATCTGCAGGAAATTGATGACCCAGGAACACAAAATATCGCAATTGGTTGCACAGCATACATGGCGGCTAGGTAACTAATATGCTACAGGTTCGCCCTAGTCTCAGCAGGAACCGTAACATCTATGACGACTCAAACAGTTGAATACCATTGGCATGGCTAGTATCTACCCGTCGATGTCACGGTATCACAGGCCCAACAAAGAGCTGTTAGCAGTTTGGATCTTTGGCGCCCAACGTATCATCTCCCGCCAGGTTTTAAGTGCTACCATTCACACCATACTACGCAAATCATTCCTACGCAATCTCATCTGCGCGTAGCCTTGATTCCGGGCCGTCGCGCACAGGACCACTGTTTCCGAACTTCCGGGTCGGAGCCGGGACAAGATGCAACGTACATGTTTGTCATTGTTGGCTCATCTACTCAATagaagagagggaaaatCCCCTGTTGTCATTTTCGTACATTTTCGGCTCTCACGGCGGATTCTCCTGCCGGCATATGCGAGTATCCGGCCCCGAATCCGTGGCTGCGGTTCTGGCGTCTCAGTTGGCGAGGCGCAAATTACATCTGCAGTGGTTCTGCAATGGCAGCTGAAAATCAGTCGTTTTCCAAATTTTGGTCGACAGAAAAGACATTTTAGCTTGGTAACATGCGCAATTGTAAAACCTGTGGTTCCCAATGTCCTGCTTCACAAGGGAGGCTATCATGCTGGCCAGGGTCACAGACAGATGACCCAGGATGTGTATGTGTAACACTTACACTGAGATGCAGCActctggtggtggttgtgcgCTGTGCAAAACAAGATGCCCGTCTCGTGGCGGAAATTTTCGGTTTTGTGTAGTATGGTGTTTTCAATCTCGACACCCGCCACATTTCCAAATGGTTCCCGTTTTTGACAAGTAGTGATTCAGTTTCTGTTGAtgcatcccatcccatcccatcccatccaaggcaccagactccagacaaGCAAGGCGGGTGGGTCATTGCACAATGCCACACTGGACCAGCCCCTCCATGTCAAGCTCAGCCAAGATGCGATAAGGATTACACGGCCCACATTTGCCCGATAAGATCCAAGAcccagaaaaaaaaatatcgAGGCTCTCCATGATTAACCTCATTTGAGAGCAGGCGGAATCAAGCAAATCACGCCAATCACGCCGTACATCTCCCTTGACTCTCCAATTTCTTACAAagggcaaggccaacaaaCAGCAGACATGTTCGCCGTCCCAGGCTGGTCCGTATCCGCGACGGCCCTCAAATCCGAAACAGGATCACCAGCAACTGGCGCATCAGGCACAAAGTCCAGAAAACGCAAGAGAGCCACCGGCGCCAACGCGGAATCGCAAAGCGTCACCGCCGCAAATGTAGCAGATCTATACGAGACGGTCGTAGAAGGAAAGCCGAAGAGCACATCCAGCGATATAGGCAAGAAGGACAACTCCGCGAAGCgggcaaagaaggaaaacACGGCCAGCAAGCCCGTCCAGGATGGGAAACCAAAGCTCGATaagagcagcaagaaggacaagagcaagaacaagaacaaggaccaCGGCAAACCTACCAACGAGCCTCAACCATCCAACTCTTCACccaaggcagccaaagcaaacaccacgaCTTCCGCATCCCTCGCGCAAACATCCCTCCCGCCTGCACCGTCAAAACTCACCCCCCTCCAAGCATCCATGCGGGAAAAGCTCATATCCGCACGCTTCCGACACCTCAACGAGACGCTGTACACGCGCCCCTCCGAAGAATCCTTCATGCTCTTCCAGGACTCCCCCGAGATGTTCACCGAGTACCACGAGGGCTTCCGGCGGCAAGTCAAAGTGTGGCCCGAAAACCCCGTCGACAGCTTCCTCAGCGACATTCGCAGCCGTGCGCGCGCGAAACCACCACCCAAAGGCCGCCCGGGACCTCCCCCCTCTCAAAGACACAAACTCGCCCTCCCTCGCACCACGGGCACCTGCACCATCGCCGACTTAGGCTGCGGAGACGCCCGGCTCGCAGAGTCCCTGCAGCAAGACAAGGCGAAGCTACGCCTCGACATCAAGAGCTACGACCTCCAATCTCCCAGCGCGCTCGTCACAAAAGCAGACATCGCGAACCTCCCTCTTGAAGATGGCTCCGTCAACGTAGCCATTTTCTGCCTCGCCCTCATGGGCACCAACTGGATCGACTTCGTGGAAGAGGCATACCGCATCCTCCACTGGAAAGGCGAGCTCTGGATCGCAGAAATCAAGTCCCGCTTCGGACCGATCCGGAAGAACAACATTGTCGAACACTCCGTCGGGAACCGCAAGAAGAACGTCGCGCTAgggaagaaggccaaggcggcCAGGGACGCAGAGGCAGATGCCGTCCACGGACAGGATCTAGCCGTTGAGGTGGATGGGCTGGAGGACAGACGCCGCGAGACGGATGTCACGGCGTTTattgaggcgttgaagaagaggggTTTCGTGCTGCAGGGTGAGAGGGCCGATGCGGTGGACCTGGGGAATAGGATGTTTGTCAAGATGCATTTCATTAAGGGGGCGTCGCCTACAAAGGGGAAGGGGGTTAAAGCGGACGATGcggccaagatggcggcggggaagaggaagaagggctTTGCGCCAAagtgggatgaggatgagggtgCTGAaaaggaagaggatgaggcgtCTATCTTGAAGCCTTGCGTATATAAGATTCGATAAGAACGGTAGTTACTTACATTACTCAGCAGATATTCACAAAATATTGATGCAGTGACCAGATGAGCGTGTTTATTGGCTTGTAATTCTCAACTGATGCTATATCGCCTGAaattttcatcttcatcatgcATTGTTTCTCGTGTCTATTCTCCCTGTTACATGCTGCCAATTTGCCCTTGGTCGCCCTTCAGGGCATCTTACATGCTCCTTTGCAATACAACTGCTAAATTACTGGCCCTTTGCTCTTTGTCTACGGGCCATTCTCCGTGCCATTTCTCCTTGTTTTGCGATATGAGAAATACTAATCTCTAAGGTTATCTAGAAGAAAATCAGACTTGCTGCTACGTCGACGTTATCCTCTGCTGCTTGCAGTGCTTGGATCGCCTGTTCTCGTGTGGCTCCCATGGATATGAGACTTTCTACGTGCGCTGGAGTGACATTTGGCGCTGCCGTGGACGGTGTTGCCGCTGGTGCTGGCGCCGAGGCTGGCGGTGCATGTCTTGGGGGTAATGCCGGTTGGGCTggggttgatgaagctgtagTCGATGATTGCTGTGGCGGTAAAACAGCACCAGTTTCTTGGCCGATAGTGGTTCCAGAGGGACCAGGAATAGTGGCCTCCTGCTCTGAGGGCTCTTCATCCTTGGGAATGTCGGCTTCTCCCAAGAATGGGACCTCTTCTCCCTGAATGATGAGCCTGTCTCTAGCCAAGTCGATGGTGGCCTGATATCgcttcaacatgtccaaccCGAGGAGGAGGTGTGTTGTCTTGCCCTCCATGACAGTAAAGCTGCATGGGAGAAACAAGTTGCCAACTTTAATCTGCGCCGAGTGAACACGTCCTAGAATCTTGGCCGTGCCAACACCACGAGCTACGCCGGCAAACCTAGTGTCGATAAGTCGCATGATGCCGCATGCTTCGGCGTACGCTGGCGACAtgatggtggcttgagcTCCGGAGTCTACCAAGGCCTTGACCTTGTGGCCAttgacttcaacatcaatgtATAACAAGTGAACACGGCCGAAAACTGGAAGGTGTTTGTTAGAGTTTGCGATGACAAAACTTGGTAGAGCAGGTCTAGTGCTTACCCTCAGGATTGTGTTCCATAGCGCTCTGCAGGTTCTCCATTACACGCTCTTGGCGAATCATGTCTTCAATCTTTCTTTGGTTTTCGATATTGAAAGGATCTTGGTTCAGTCTCTCAATCTCTCGTTGCCTCTCCTCCCTCTGTCGTCTTTCCATATCTTGGCTGTTCTGGAAGATTTGGGCGAAGCGAGCGGGGTCGTCTACGGCAGCCGCAAGCTCTGGATGTTGCCTTTGCAGCTGTTCCCTCAGAGCTGGATTTCCCAGTATTTGTAGTCGAATCAACTCGGGATCATTGTCACCACCAGCCTGTGGCCGTGGTGGCTGCGGGGGCGGTTGTGTCTGAGCCGCGGGTTCATTAGCGCCAGTATTGCCTCTGAGGTGTCTGACATGGACGGCTAACATGCCGCCGTCGGGGATCTCTAATTGTTCGATAGTTTTGGTTTCTTCCGTGAGTAGGCGACCATTATGGTAGATGTGGAGGGAGGATGCGGGAATGTTGGTGTCAGCGTGAACACTTTCGCGGAGCGTCTCGAGGGTCATGTCGGGGAAGATTTCCAGGTTCAACAGAGTGTCCTGGTCCCCAGCTTGGGGATTGAATATGTTGAGTGTGATTTGCCTAACAGTGGTGAGAGCTTCTTGTCAGCTAAAACCTCAtgttatgtgatgatgacggcttccCCGACTTGGTTTGTCATGATAGCTTACATAGCAGTTGGTTTTGCGCGGCACAGATAAGACAAGCACTCGGGTTGCAGAGATGTCGACCAAGAGCACACGCGACTGGGGGAGGGAGGGCAGAGCAACTTTTGATTTGTGCGAGACGTGTTGGAGCGGAGGAAAAGAAGTTTTGCGAAAGAAAGAAGACGAAGTTCAGAGCTTGGATGTGTGGTGCAgctttggtctggtcgaggatgatgattaTGGTTGGACGATCTGCCACTGGGATGGAAGGCCGACGACCAGCTTGTGGAGTGAGGCGGGgcaggcagcagcaggcttAGTGAGCGGCACTGCTATTGATCGTGTGGAGTCAGTCTCGTGCTAGTTGATGGCGGGGCTCAACTGCTCAACTGCCTCTCAGTTGCCAGACTGGACTCCGTATCAATGATGAGTTGCATCACAGCTGGACTCATATGGCCAGGCtggatccatgtccaatcCAGTCTGCTCCGTTCGAtgctctccatctccatcacTCGACATTGATATCTGGTCATGGCCACTTTTGTGCATGGCTCTCGCTCCCGctcttggccatcatcatccgtTTGTCTCCCCTTGTCCGCCAGCTCGCACCGCACCCAGGCATGCATACAGGTGGCACGAAAAGAGAATTATCAAAAGAAAACATGTCGGCACATCCCAGTTTGCTGCACCAACTTGAACAGCTCACAGATGGCCCATGCACAGAGACCCGAGTGCTTGCCCCCATGCATGCTCCATGGTTGACGTGACATGGACAGTTATCGACGATTGACCCACTggatgtacggagtatgtgGCATCAAATACGATCAAATACACAGAGGTACACGACACCTGTGGCAGAATGGATTGCAGATGCTTGATCTAATGCATTCCGCCAAAAGGAGCCCCGGCCCAAGTGCCTGCATGGGACAAAGCTGCATCTGTCATTGTTCCTTTATTGTTTCATATGCCTGGTCGCCTTGCgtgtttgtgttgtgtttTCCAACTCCTTACAGCAAGTGCCGTATTGCACAGcacacagcacagcacagcacagcacagcacagtTACAGTACACCTGGAAGCATTTAGTTGGCTGCATGTTGCAGAGCAAGCCGAGGTATTTTTGATGTGCTAGAGCCCGTGACGTGTGTGTGTCAAGAGTTTGGTGTGTCTGGTACGACGACCAATGTGAGGACATGGCACCAAAATCgcacgcaccagacattcgTTGGAACTGGTCGACAGGAATCGACAGGAATCAACAGCCGACAGATGggcattgacttgatcaacatggccagGCTGGGACCAACTCTTGtaagccaaagccaaagcgAAGATAAAGTGTCAAGCAGTGCAGTCCAGTACTCTACCTTGACCACATAGTGTTCATGGTTACGTATGCATGTTGAGCTTGAAACAGCAGATGCCGTGTCCGGAAAGTTTGCTATTCCTCCaggctgcagctgcatgcATCAATCTTCTCAAGTTGGATTGACCTGAACCCCGACTTGTTCAAGAAGGGCCATCATTGTCATGTCGAGTATTGCCACAGGAGAGGCGGTCTGGCTTTGACCATATCCATATCCTGCAGCCATCGCAGGATCTTGCATTTGATTTGACCCCGAGTCTGCCACCCGTCATGGTTGGTAAGTActtgagtacctaggtaattcTCGATGGAGAATTTTCCCTCACTTACACAGTTCAGGTGTTGATCAATAATTGATGCAAGTTACTTGTCCTCGAGGCTCATGCATTTGCTCTAGTGAGAGTTGCTTGTCGGTAAAGTTACACAAAATTCTGTGCCTTTCCTTTATCCTCTGGGAGTTGCTCTCGCCACTGCTGCATTTATCCGGAACAAGGCTTTGTTCTGTTACCTCAGCCCAGCTCAGCCCAATACGACCTCAATGTGTCCGACCAACGGCGGcgtctggactctggacaGCTTCAAGGTCAGTGCCACTGCCAAGTAGTATCGCAAAGTTCCGACAAGCTCTTTTGAATTGGCTAACTGGCGACTGATATTGCTCGGCTTGTGTACAGTCAATCTGTGGCCAAATGTATCGAACTTatccacatccaagtatGCTCGACAATAACTTGGCATATCACAATCTACTTTACATTAGTAAACCAAACTTTGAACCTTTAGGCCGGGGAACTACTTTCAAAGTCTAGCGGTTGATGCACAGGCAACTTTCTCTTTATACTGTTTCTATACATCTCTACAACACTGGCACAGTCGAGTAAGTACCTGTagatgaacattgaagacagcaacaacattgaatctgaaATTCTGGCTGCCCAGTGACTGGTTATCTAGGTACTCAAGTGGCAGGTCATCTTTACTCAAACCAGATCAGTCGATGCCGGTCAGACACGGACGTTCTTGCTCAGTCCTATTTCCAACTTTCTCCTAATCTAGCATTCTGGCCTGATTTGatcgtcttcttcactcACACGTGGTGCAACAAGGTTGCATCGCACCTTCCTCGCCACCTCATTCGTTCTCCCTATGTTGCGAGGTGAGGGGAGTTTTTGGTTCTCGTCGTTCCGATTGACTCGTTCTTCCCACTTGCAtccccagaccagacatggacgtcaAGTCCGCTCCGCACCACCATTACGATTGATTTGGACCACCAACTGCCTTGATACCACATGCACCTTACCACCTtttgaccacaccagaccagaccacaccaaaccaacccagaccagacttgacttgacttgactttcaCTGGCATGTCTGGTACCGTCAAGTGCCACCAACACCGGGTGCCAAACATAAACTACGTACATTTTGACATGCACACCAGAGTGACCTGACCagaatgcaccagacttgctCAAGGGCCCCCGGatcgaccagacagacaccagacaccagacacttcagGTGTGACCAGACACCACCTGACCTGACCAATGAATGTCTGGGCGGCAGTTGTTTCGACTCTCAGCTCGATTGACGACTTCCTTCGTTcaccttccatgtcccagtTTAGTTTGAGTTTGACTTGCTTGAAGTTGTTGTCTTCTACAACTTAACTTACTTGCAAGTTCTGTGGttctgtctgtctgtctccTGATACCAGCCGCTACTCAACATTTTTCCCAACTCGTGTGCAATATCGTTCGTCCACTTACTATTAGCATCAGTCTGTGGGCACGCGAGTGCCCTTTGCATATGCACAATAATAATATACTTCGTTTCTGCAGCCTCTTTTCCACCAGTCCCAGTTCACGCCCTGTCACCACCTTTCGGCCTGTCAATCCGTGCTCGCCGCTTTACGACATATGCGATAATGTAGTTTAGCATTATGGATCAAGATCAGAACCCAACATCCGGCGATGGAGATAACTCCCCATCAGACCATGAGATGTACGTCAAGGTCGAAAAACCTACACCGGAATCGAGAGACCGTTCGTCGACGCCGGAAGACTGCGCCATCGAAGActctgacgaagatgacgaagaaatGGTTGAAATCCAACGAAGCATGACCCAGAGCCGAATGATGAAACAGAAATCGCCTGAAGAGCTTCGAAAAAAAGTCATTCCGTTCCATTGGGCCCCAATGCTTTCTCCCCTTACGTCTGCCGATGTAGACGCCTGCGAAACCCTTGAGCGTGCTGCGCTGCGAGGTCAGCGCCAA from the Pochonia chlamydosporia 170 chromosome 6, whole genome shotgun sequence genome contains:
- a CDS encoding methyltransferase-related protein (similar to Cordyceps militaris CM01 XP_006669551.1), with product MFAVPGWSVSATALKSETGSPATGASGTKSRKRKRATGANAESQSVTAANVADLYETVVEGKPKSTSSDIGKKDNSAKRAKKENTASKPVQDGKPKLDKSSKKDKSKNKNKDHGKPTNEPQPSNSSPKAAKANTTTSASLAQTSLPPAPSKLTPLQASMREKLISARFRHLNETLYTRPSEESFMLFQDSPEMFTEYHEGFRRQVKVWPENPVDSFLSDIRSRARAKPPPKGRPGPPPSQRHKLALPRTTGTCTIADLGCGDARLAESLQQDKAKLRLDIKSYDLQSPSALVTKADIANLPLEDGSVNVAIFCLALMGTNWIDFVEEAYRILHWKGELWIAEIKSRFGPIRKNNIVEHSVGNRKKNVALGKKAKAARDAEADAVHGQDLAVEVDGLEDRRRETDVTAFIEALKKRGFVLQGERADAVDLGNRMFVKMHFIKGASPTKGKGVKADDAAKMAAGKRKKGFAPKWDEDEGAEKEEDEASILKPCVYKIR
- a CDS encoding DNA damage-inducible v-SNARE binding protein Ddi1 (similar to Cordyceps militaris CM01 XP_006669550.1), which codes for MTLETLRESVHADTNIPASSLHIYHNGRLLTEETKTIEQLEIPDGGMLAVHVRHLRGNTGANEPAAQTQPPPQPPRPQAGGDNDPELIRLQILGNPALREQLQRQHPELAAAVDDPARFAQIFQNSQDMERRQREERQREIERLNQDPFNIENQRKIEDMIRQERVMENLQSAMEHNPEVFGRVHLLYIDVEVNGHKVKALVDSGAQATIMSPAYAEACGIMRLIDTRFAGVARGVGTAKILGRVHSAQIKVGNLFLPCSFTVMEGKTTHLLLGLDMLKRYQATIDLARDRLIIQGEEVPFLGEADIPKDEEPSEQEATIPGPSGTTIGQETGAVLPPQQSSTTASSTPAQPALPPRHAPPASAPAPAATPSTAAPNVTPAHVESLISMGATREQAIQALQAAEDNVDVAASLIFF